In Deltaproteobacteria bacterium, the genomic stretch CCCGTTCGAGCAAGTGCCCGAAGCGATCGAGCGCGTGGGGAGCAATCGCGCGGTGGGGAAGGTGATCGTTCGCGGGACGGTGTGAGCGAGGCGTCGATCACGCTCCAGCGCGAGCTTCGCTGTTCGCTCGGCTCCAACGCTGCAAGTGATCGAGAGCGTGCTGGTACCTGAGCACGGCGACGAGACCGAAGCACGAAGACAGCAGGAACGTGAGCGGTGTGACCACGGCGAGCGAGCGGCCGAGCGCCTGCGGATCGCTCGCGCCGTCGAAGACGTAGTCGGTCACGAGCGCGACGATCGTCGCGCCTAGGCCCATGCCAACGAGATTCGCCACGAGGATGGCGAGCGCGACCGCGAGGCCGCGCATTTGGTTGGGGACGACTTCCGTAATCACTGCCGCCCACACCGCCGAGGTGAGCGCCGTCGCGACGTAGGCGGGTCCCAGCATCCACAACGCCAGATACGGATCGGGCACCGTCGCTACGCCGAGCATGAAGGGCGCTGCGCAGGCACCCGAGAGCGCGAGCAGGACCATGCGGCCGCGCGCGTAGCCGCGCGTGATCAACCAGTCGCCGAGGTAGCCGGAGCAGACGACTCCGCCGACGCCGAAGGTCACGCTGAGCACCCCCATCCAGCGGCCGACTTCCACGACGGACAAGCCATGCGTTCGCTGGAAGAAGGAAGGCAGCCACGAGCTGTTGCCGTAGCCGCCCATCGCGATCAGCGCATAACAAACGACTGCGCACGAGAACGGCACTCCGATCGCTCGCACGTAGTCGAGGAACTCCCGCACGCTGACGGGTTTCTGCGCCAGCGTGCCGTCGGCGCTCTGCGCCATGCGCAATGCGCCGACGCGCTTCGGCTCGCGCAGGGTCGCGGCCCAGAACGCCACCAGAATTCCGGGCAGACCCAAGATGATGAAGACCAGCTGCCACGGGAAAACTTCACCGAGGAGCGGCAACTCGATCCGGCCCTCGCGCTGCGAGACCTCGTGAATCACCTGCGCGCCGACGAACAGCGCGATGCCTGATCCGATGGCGGTGCCGAGATTGAACACGCTGAGCGCGAATCCGCGCTTCGTGGGCGGAAACAGGTCGCTGATCATCGAGTAGCCGGCGGGCTGCGTGGTCGCCTCGCCGATGCCGACGCCCATGCGGTAGGCGAACAGCGCAGCGAAGGACTTCGCGGTGCCGCACAGCGCGGTCATCACGCTCCAGAAGAAGATGCCCGCGGCGACGATGCGCACGCGATTGGCGCGATCCGCAAGCCAGCCCACGGGCAGTCCGAGCGTCGCGTTGAAGAGGGCAAACGCGATGCCGAGGAGCAGGCTGATCTCGGTGTCCGTGAACTGGAGGTCGCGCTTGATGGGCTCGATCAGGAGATTGAGCACCATGCGGTCCATGAAGGAGAAGACGAAGCAGACGAGCAGGACGGCGACGACGTACCAGCTGTAGAGCGGAGCGGGGTAGGTCTCGCCGCGAGCATCGCCGCGTTCCGCCGAAACCACGTGGCCTTCGCCTGTTTGCACGCCGTGCTCTCCTGCCTTCTATCGACGTTGCGACAAGTCACCGAGTCCGCGCTCGCGTCCGGCGTGGCGCTCGCGCGCGACGTGTGCGAAGTCGCGCGAGCGCGTCGGAGTTGCGCTCACATCGCGCAGACCGCCTCCGTTGCGCCTGTTCGCCGCGCCAGTCGAGCCGGGCGGCGCGAGGGACGATCGAGTCCATAACAATCTCGCCGAGGTTGCATGGCGCGCCGGGAGGGGCTCGAACCCCCGACCCCCA encodes the following:
- a CDS encoding MFS transporter, producing the protein MQTGEGHVVSAERGDARGETYPAPLYSWYVVAVLLVCFVFSFMDRMVLNLLIEPIKRDLQFTDTEISLLLGIAFALFNATLGLPVGWLADRANRVRIVAAGIFFWSVMTALCGTAKSFAALFAYRMGVGIGEATTQPAGYSMISDLFPPTKRGFALSVFNLGTAIGSGIALFVGAQVIHEVSQREGRIELPLLGEVFPWQLVFIILGLPGILVAFWAATLREPKRVGALRMAQSADGTLAQKPVSVREFLDYVRAIGVPFSCAVVCYALIAMGGYGNSSWLPSFFQRTHGLSVVEVGRWMGVLSVTFGVGGVVCSGYLGDWLITRGYARGRMVLLALSGACAAPFMLGVATVPDPYLALWMLGPAYVATALTSAVWAAVITEVVPNQMRGLAVALAILVANLVGMGLGATIVALVTDYVFDGASDPQALGRSLAVVTPLTFLLSSCFGLVAVLRYQHALDHLQRWSRANSEARAGA